The following coding sequences lie in one Zingiber officinale cultivar Zhangliang chromosome 2B, Zo_v1.1, whole genome shotgun sequence genomic window:
- the LOC122048021 gene encoding protein CHROMATIN REMODELING 4-like isoform X4, translating to MSSKSLESEHAESHNYSGNQTIIQPLHGLNNSKTNGLLLTESQNESKVEIQDEKSACNGAFDPQVTLVSEEKDLCRVTQEDYDEKSYENKGSLDNVISAKKGSMDEIVAKNDALTQEDTPLSKADNAQIDIKAIDIVGTQNQSESVALSGPHRMIVSGDSKGKHGMLLEMQSDAKILNNTMEEVQNVGTINDDSDSYEFLVKWVGKSNIHNSWVPESQIKVIAKRKLENYKAKYGNTVINICEEQWKKPQRVIALQACVDGLEEALVKWCGLQYDECTWERLDEPVMKESAHLVDELKQLETQTIDKDVNHDFYCAKSEIQDFLPLLDQPNELKGGLLFPHQLEALNWLRKCWYKSKNVILADEMGLGKTISACAFISSLHCEFKVKLPCLVLVPLSTMPNWSAEFSLWAPHLNVVEYHGCAKARTVIRQYEWHVSDPSKSDKLTKSYKFDVLLTTYEMVLADTSHLRGVPWEVLIVDEGHRLKNSSSKLFGLLNTFSFQHRVLLTGTPLQNNIGEMYNLLNFLQPVSFPSLSAFEENFNDLTTAEKVDELKKLVAPHMLRRLKKDAMQNIPPKTERMVPVELTSIQAEYYRAMLTKNYQILRNVGKGGAQQSLLNIVMQLRKVCNHPYLIPGTEPESGSMEFLHEMRIKASAKLTLLHSMLKILYKEGHRVLIFSQMTKLLDILEDYLAIEFGAKTFERVDGTLSVANRQAAITRFNQDKSRFVFLLSTRSCGLGINLATADTVIIYDSDFNPHADIQAMNRAHRIGQSNRLLVYRLVVRGSVEERILQLAKRKLMLDQLFVNKSGSQKEVEDILRWGTEELFNNSDCVNGPDATDATISKPDAVPDGEHKHRRRSGGLGDVYKDKCTEGSTKIIWDENAILKLLDRSDIQLVSESADVDVENDMLGSVKSVDWNDDINEEADGMEMLPGVTGEDGEHKSEAKEDNAVGSAEENEWDKLLRVRWEKSQLEEEAVLGRGKRQRKAVSYRETFASMPSETFSEVVYFYKIVQSDTEEPERVYTPAGRAWKEKYARLRDRQKERIARRQNGEVSCLIDRVEWPTQSLIQSDHDMEGLDKRSYDDKIEQMEDNKSFQPLDDKRSESSAKFAKSIRHKYKKFHSDDLDLSVRPPSENLSSDIFLPSHPFNSLNTASPVPSNHLLPVLGLCAPNANQIGVSSRNNRGSLRQPISSSEQKRLSIGNTEFPFPPSSGSRSPNARNDEVREKSDISLLPEAPGMSLHHKLKSLIPDGYFPFYPVVPTSERSLMDGLGSASFASFQEKLGLPNLMIDDKLVPRFPLPSKSWMKPPADLLPSLSLGMQSIEGSFQEFPSMPPLPNFKQRPTDILKKKQKMFDLPSMNGLGSVQGMHPSFLENQHILLDNAMMQTQSVKKLFKKRAKADVWSEDELDALWIGVRRHGRGNWDIMLEDPKLKFAEYRTAEDLSLRWSEEQQKIMDAPAFSAPKSSKPLPLPGISDDMMNRALLGSKFSSIGGERPKSLPHLTDIQLGCRDLKSSFPGIDQLDHISRIDENLSKISPWQLSYLRSNYAGSSTGGLDGLERSGLPFNPRFQDNYTAKLGMNVPSSSALYNREVEYRSKSLFLPGAMDNSLNPLHGFNSAANYSESNVGMPLETQKQILHDFSSKNDIGVGSSNANKLPHWLREAVNPAPSRVPEPELPSVLPPSITAIAYSVRLLYGEDKTIPPFSIPGPPPIQPKDPRRILKRRRKLLRLSRLTPNIKCTTKNFDCGGPSTIPTASEILESEPVRGRSGHDENQNLNLNSPSSSLVDTQREGSSSVLVLSLEAPHMATSSTISRHSELPLTEIPGPSQQSEELSKPPVLEVDCEGPMEEDSKENNGKTTEKVPSSEQVDQVDRGGSSKTHSCASGSNQLKPMELSSEETELNDHQSENE from the exons ATGTCTAGCAAATCATTAGAATCAGAACATGCTGAATCACATAATTATTCAGGGAACCAGACTATAATACAGCCACTTCATGGCCTAAATAATTCCAAAACAAATGGCTTGCTACTGACTGAGTCACAGAATGAAAGTAAAGTTGAAATACAGGATGAAAAAAGTGCTTGTAATGGGGCATTTGATCCTCAAGTCACTTTGGTTTCTGAAGAAAAAGATTTATGTAGGGTCACACAAGAAGATTATGATGAAAAATCATATGAAAATAAGGGATCATTGGATAATGTTATTTCAGCCAAAAAAGGTTCAATGGATGAAATAGTTGCAAAGAATGATGCTTTAACACAGGAAGATACTCCATTGAGCAAAGCTGATAATGCTCAAATTGACATAAAAGCTATTGATATTGTTGGCACACAAAATCAGAGTGAGTCAGTTGCGCTTTCTGGACCTCATCGGATGATTGTTTCGGGTGATTCAAAAGGAAAACATGGAATGTTGCTTGAGATGCAGTCAGATGCTAAAATTCTAAATAATACCATGGAGGAAGTGCAGAATGTAGGGACTATTAATGACGACAGTGATAGCTATGAGTTTCTTGTCAAGTGGGTTGGGAAATCAAACATACATAACAGTTGGGTTCCTGAGTCTCAAATAAAAGTTATTGCCAAAAGAAAACTGGAAAATTATAAAGCTAAATATGGGAATACTGTGATAAATATTTGTGAGGAACAATGGAAGAAACCACAACGTGTTATTGCTCTTCAGGCTTGTGTGGATGGTTTGGAAGAAGCTTTGGTTAAATGGTGCGGTCTTCAATATGATGAGTGCACTTGGGAAAGATTAGATGAACCTGTTATGAAGGAATCAGCTCATCTGGTAGATGAATTGAAGCAATTAGAAACTCAGACCATTGACAAAGATGTTAATCATGATTTTTATTGTGCCAAAAGTGAAATCCAagattttcttcctcttcttgaccAGCCAAATGAGCTAAAAGGTGGATTACTTTTTCCACATCAGCTAGAAGCTTTAAACTGGCTGCGCAAATGCTGGTACAAGTCCAAAAATGTTATATTGGCTGATGAAATGGGGCTTGGAAAAACCATATCTGCATGTGCTTTCATTTCATCTTTGCACTGTGAATTCAAGGTTAAGCTGCCCTGTTTGGTCCTAGTCCCACTTTCCACTATGCCTAATTGGTCAGCTGAGTTTTCACTGTGGGCTCCACATCTAAACGTGGTTGAGTATCATGGATGTGCAAAGGCAAGAACAGTTATTCGCCAATATGAATGGCATGTTAGCGATCCTAGCAAATCAGATAAATTAACCAAGTCATACAAGTTTGATGTCCTATTGACTACCTATGAAATGGTGCTTGCTGACACTTCTCATCTTCGTGGTGTCCCTTGGGAAGTTCTTATAGTGGATGAGGGCCACCGGCTAAAGAATTCTAGTAGTAAACTTTTTGGTTTGCTCAATACATTTTCTTTTCAACACCGTGTATTATTGACTGGAACTCCATTGCAGAATAACATTGGGGAGATGTATAACTTATTGAATTTTCTACAACCTGTTTCATTCCCTTCCTTGTCAGCATTTGAGGAAAACTTTAATGATCTTACAACAGCAGAAAAGGTGGACGAGCTTAAAAAACTTGTTGCACCACATATGCTTCGAAGACTCAAGAAAGATGCTAtgcaaaatattccaccaaagaCTGAGCGGATGGTTCCTGTTGAGCTGACATCGATTCAAGCTGAATATTACCGTGCAATGCTAACAAAGAATTACCAGATACTAAGAAATGTAGGAAAAGGTGGTGCACAACAATCATTACTAAATATAGTAATGCAGCTCAGGAAGGTCTGCAATCATCCTTATCTTATCCCAGGTACTGAACCTGAATCTGGTTCAATGGAGTTTCTGCATGAAATGCGTATTAAGGCATCTGCAAAGTTGACGTTATTGCATTCTATGCTGAAAATTTTATACAAGGAAGGACACCGAGTTCTTATATTTTCTCAAATGACAAAGTTACTTGATATTCTAGAGGATTACCTAGCTATAGAGTTTGGTGCTAAAACATTTGAAAGGGTGGATGGTACATTATCAGTTGCAAATCGTCAGGCAGCAATTACTCGTTTCAATCAAGATAAATCACGATTTGTTTTCTTGTTGTCCACACGTTCTTGTGGCCTTGGTATCAACTTGGCTACTGCAGATACTGTTATCATATATGATTCTGATTTTAATCCACATGCAGATATACAAGCTATGAATAGAGCACACAGAATAGGACAATCAAATAGACTTCTAGTTTATAGGCTAGTAGTACGTGGTAGTGTGGAGGAGCGCATTTTGCAACTTGCTAAAAGGAAATTGATGCTAGATCAACTATTTGTGAACAAGTCAGGATCACAGAAGGAAGTGGAGGACATTCTTCGTTGGGGTACAGAAGAGCTTTTCAATAATTCTGATTGTGTAAATGGACCTGATGCTACAGATGCTACAATCAGCAAACCTGATGCTGTTCCTGATGGTGAGCATAAACATCGAAGGAGGTCTGGTGGTTTAGGAGATGTATACAAAGATAAATGTACTGAAGGTTCTACAAAAATTATTTGGGATGAAAATGCAATTCTGAAGCTTCTTGATCGTTCTGACATTCAATTAGTTTCTGAAAGTGCAGATGTGGATGTGGAGAATGATATGCTGGGCTCCGTAAAA TCGGTGGATTGGAATGATGATATAAATGAAGAAGCAGATGGTATGGAAATGCTCCCGGGTGTAACTGGTGAAGATGGTGAACATAAATCTGAAGCAAAGGAAGACAATGCAGTTGGTAGTGCTGAGGAAAATGAATGGGATAAACTTTTACGTGTAAG ATGGGAAAAATCTCAGCTTGAGGAGGAAGCAGTTCTCGGTCGAGGAAAGCGCCAAAGAAAAGCAGTATCATACAGGGAAACATTTGCTTCAATGCCAAGTGAAACTTTTAGTGAGGTTGTTTATTTCTACAAAATAGTA CAGAGTGACACTGAGGAGCCAGAACGTGTATATACACCAGCCGGACGTGCATGGAAGGAGAAGTA TGCTAGGCTTCGTGACCGACAAAAAGAACGAATTGCTCGGAGGCAGAATGGAGAAGTGTCATGTTTGATAGACAGAGTTGAATGGCCTACACAATCACTGATCCAATCTGATCATGACATGGAAGGTTTGGATAAGAGAAGCTATGATGATAAAATTGAACAGATGGAGGATAACAAATCATTTCAGCCATTGGATGATAAGAGAAGTGAATCTTCTGCAAAATTTGCAAAGTCAATTAGGCACAAGTATAAAAAGTTTCATAGTGATGATCTGGATCTTTCAGTAAGACCTCCATCTGAAAACCTTTCGTCAGATATCTTTTTGCCTAGCCATCCATTCAACAGCTTGAACACAGCAAGTCCAGTTCCTTCTAACCACCTTCTACCTGTTTTAGGCCTATGTGCTCCTAATGCTAATCAGATAGGTGTATCATCTCGCAATAACCGTGGTTCACTGAGGCAACCTATATCAAGTAGTGAACAAAAACGACTAAGCATCGGAAATACAGAATTCCCATTTCCACCATCTTCTGGTTCTCGATCTCCAAATGCCCGAAATGATGAAGTGAGGGAAAAATCTGATATCTCTTTGTTACCTGAAGCTCCAGGAATGTCCTTGCATCACAAGTTGAAGAGTTTGATACCTGATGGCTACTTTCCTTTTTATCCT GTTGTTCCTACATCTGAAAGATCCCTCATGGATGGTCTGGGGAGTGCATCATTTGCTTCATTTCAAGAGAAGCTAGGCCTTCCAAATTTAATGATCGACGATAAGCTGGTACCAAGGTTTCCATTACCATCAAAAAGTTGGATGAAGCCACCTGCAGATCTGTTACCTAGCTTGTCACTAGGCATGCAGTCCATAGAAGGTTCTTTTCAGGAATTCCCTAGTATGCCACCTCTACCCAATTTCAAGCAACGACCAACTGATATcctaaagaaaaaacaaaaaatgtTTGATCTACCTTCAATGAATGGCCTAGGTTCAGTTCAAGGCATGCATCCATCATTTCTTGAAAACCAACACATACTTCTTGACAACGCGATGATGCAAACTCAATCTGTGAAAAAGTTGTTCAAGAAGCGAGCAAAAGCAGATGTATGGTCAGAAGACGAGCTTGATGCTCTTTGGATTGGTGTCCGTAGGCATGGAAGGGGTAATTGGGATATCATGCTTGAAGATCCCAAATTGAAGTTCGCGGAGTATAGAACAGCTGAAGATTTATCTTTAAGATGGTCAGAGGAGCAGCAAAAGATAATGGATGCACCAGCTTTCTCAGCGCCAAAATCTTCCAAGCCTCTACCCCTACCTGGAATCTCAGATGACATGATGAATCGGGCTTTGCTTGGTAGCAAGTTTTCTAGTATCGGAGGTGAACGCCCAAAATCACTCCCTCACCTGACGGATATTCAACTTGGCTGCCGTGATTTAAAGTCTAGCTTTCCGGGCATCGATCAACTTGATCACATTAGTAGAATTGATGAGAATCTCTCTAAAATCTCACCATGGCAACTCAGCTATCTTAGATCAAATTACGCTGGCAGCTCTACTGGAGGGTTGGATGGATTGGAAAGGTCAGGTTTACCATTTAATCCTCGTTTTCAAGATAACTACACTGCAAAACTAGGTATGAATGTACCCAGCAGCTCTGCCTTGTACAACAGGGAAGTTGAATACCGATCGAAGAGTCTTTTCTTGCCAGGTGCGATGGACAACTCTCTGAATCCTTTACATGGTTTCAATAGTGCAGCTAATTACAGTGAATCGAATGTGGGCATGCCATTGGAAACCCAAAAGCAGATTTTGCATGACTTCTCTTCCAAAAATGACATTGGTGTTGGTAGTTCAAATGCGAATAAACTTCCTCATTGGCTTCGAGAAGCTGTGAACCCCGCTCCTTCCAGGGTGCCAGAACCTGAGCTGCCCTCTGTATTGCCTCCTTCTATCACTGCAATTGCTTACTCTGTCCGTCTACTTTATGGAGAAGACAAAACAATCCCACCATTTTCTATTCCTGGCCCTCCACCTATCCAGCCGAAAGATCCAAGGAGAATTCTGAAAAGGAGAAGGAAGCTGCTTAGACTTAGCCGGTTGACCCCCAATATTAAATGCACTACTAAGAATTTTGATTGTGGCGGCCCAAGCACAATTCCAACAGCTTCAGAAATACTTGAATCTGAACCTGTTCGAGGAAGGTCTGGCCATGATGAGAATCAGAACTTAAATTTGAATTCACCATCATCATCATTAGTCGACACACAAAGAGAAGGTTCAAGCTCAGTGCTGGTACTATCTCTTGAAGCCCCACACATGGCAACATCTTCTACCATCTCCAGACACAGCGAATTGCCACTAACAGAAATACCAGGGCCTAGTCAACAAAGTGAAGAGTTATCTAAACCTCCTGTACTTGAAGTAGATTGTGAAGGACCAATGGAGGAAGATTCAAAAGAGAACAATGGTAAAACAACAGAAAAGGTACCGAGTTCCGAGCAGGTCGATCAAGTGGACCGTGGAGGCTCGAGTAAAACTCACTCTTGTGCTAGTGGATCTAACCAGCTCAAACCCATGGAACTGTCATCTGAAGAAACCGAGTTGAATGATCATCAAAGTGAGAATGAATAA